One Synechocystis sp. LKSZ1 genomic window, GCTATTGGCTCGGACGTCAACAATCACGCTTTATTTGCTTATTTTTATTTAGCTTGGCCGGCCTACCTTGGCTCCTCTTAATTTGCTCCGATCTGGCCTCCGGTAGCCAGCGGTCAACGGTAGGGCGCTATTTAATTGCTTGTTATCCATTTTTACAAATTATCATGGCCTATGGCCTGGCTTATTTTCTAGCGACGGGCCAGAAATGGCGCTATGGCCTCATTGCCCTTTTACTGAGTTGCACCGTCATTTCCAATACCATTAATTCTTTTTCTTTAACAAGCTGGTCAAAAACGCCCAGTAACGGCAATATCGAAGCCAGTCAACTGATTCGTCAGGCTAAAACTCCGCTTATTGTGACAGACCGAGGCAATTATTTCACCAATTTAGGCAATATCTTGGCCTTGAGTTATACGTTACCCATTAACACGCCGATAGGTCTTCTGACTTATCCAACTCAGACCCCGATGCTGGCGGATGTTTTAGCCCAACACCAAGGGACAGTTTTTGTCTACGACCCTTCCGATCGACTCCTCGCTAGCTTAGCGGCCCTTGGTCACCAGGCCCTCCTCGTTCAGCCAGAGGGCCGTCTCTTTAAACTCAAGGTATCGGATTAATTTCCAGCAAATCCTGCACCACTGCATCCATGCCCATTAGCTCCACCGGCGGTAAATGAGGCCACTGAACGGCAATCACCGCTTGGGCTCCGGCCTTTTTGGCCATGGTAATGTCGCCCTGGGCATCTCCAATCATTACAGTGTAGCGAGGTTCGACGTCCATTTGCTCGCAGGCCCATTGGTAAAGGGCCGGGTCGGGTTTGCTGCGGCCCTGATCCGAGCCCAATAGTAGAGAAAAATGCGGGCCTAGTCCGTGGTCATGGACAAAACGCTCCACACTGGCTGTCCGGGCTGCTGAAACAATGGCCAATTTGACCCCCGTGGGGATGAGTTGCTCAATCAGGGCCCGGCCACTGGGAAAAATCGGACAGGTTTCTCGATTGGCTTGAACCTGCTGGTCAGCTCCCTGGAAACAAGTATCAGCCATCGTTAAGGCTTCAAACCAACTGCAACCCGTTTCAGCGATGTAAGCCGCGGCGGCAATCAGATTCTCGCGACGACTTCCCACAGCCATTAAACCCGCAGGGTCTAAGTGATTTGCCTTTAAGCCAAAGGCTCGCTGCAGGGCCTGGCCTTGCCCCGTGACTCGGGTTTCAATCTGTTCAATCCGGGCAAGGGTCAATTGCTGGAGATAGGGATGAGAATTTTCTAGGGTGCCATCCTTATCAAAAACAATGGCCTGAATATCCGACCAGATCTGACCGTTACAGTAGAGCGCGACCATGCTGTTTTGCCATTTCTATAGCCGGTCTAGCCAATCTAGGATGGAATCCAGTTGGGTGATATCGATAAAGCCATACTGCCAGAGAACCATGGGTAGTTCGGAAGGAAGCCCCTGGATTTGCCGCACTCCCAGTTGAATCTGCTCCGAGGAGAGTTGCAGATCGTCACGTAAAAAAGTAATGAGTTTCTCTAGCATCTTGGCCCTCTAGCACTTAACGACGACGGGAAATCAAGGGAGTTTCTTGAACCGGAACCGGAATAGCCTGGGTTTCTACCTGCGGCTGACGGAGAAGGGTCAGAGCAACAAAACCAACGACAACAGCACAAAGGGTAAGGACTAACATGGGCATTGCTAACACTTTGTAAATTTATGTAAACAATATTAGGACGATTGACGGAAATTGACAATGACGGGGATCACTACCCAGACTAACCGGGGGGCTAGCGCCTTGATTTTAGTCCAGAAAAATAAGCAATCCTTTATGGAGCAAGGGCTAGCGTCAATCATTAACGAAAAATTAAGAAATAATGCTGAGGCTAAGCAGCAAGGCACGAAAAATAGATCGGCTTTCAAAATTTTCCCCGACGAGGGTCCAGCGTTTGAAGTGGCCCTACCGTCCAGGCTCGGTTTGCCAGAGCCAGAAGAAGCGTTTATCAACGCCCCTCTATTTCTTTTTGCGGAAGCTGTAGTCCATGAGTTCAGTAGTGGACTGGAAAGCAGCCGATTCAGTAAGACTTTTAACCATGCCCACCTGATTCGCAAACCACTGAGTTCGTTTCATTTCGGTACCGGCCTGGATAACGGTGGTCTCGACCTTCATGGCTGAAAACTTGCCGGCGGGTACCACCACCTCTTCGGCCCCGACAACTTGGCTGGTCTCTTCAATGGCGACGCCCATCATCCCTGTCCCTTTCCAGTTCCAGCGGTCGCCCTTGGTCAGGGGATTTTTGAGGAATAGCTTCACCGGTTCATAGAGGTTAGTCAAATTGTTTTGGGGATAAAGAGTCTTGTGCTCTAGAACCTGGCCCTTGGGCTTGGAATACCAAACAAAAAATTGACTGCCCGATTGGACTTCTGTCTTAATCCAACTTGTACCATCATTTTGCTTTTCTGCCTGCAGGACTTTGACGGTAAATTCAGACTTTTGGCCTGCACTGGTTGTGCTTTGGTATTTCCACCAGGCCTCCAATGGCAAAGGATAGTAGTCCGGAGGCGGTGGCGTGGGGCGGCCCTCGACACGAGGAGGTAGAGCGATGGCCGTAAGGCTGGCAAGGGCACCAAGGGCCAGGAATTGAAATGTCTGACGGGTCAGCATGATGGTTCTCTGAACAAGGGGAAGATTAACTAGAGGCAATATACTTCATCTTTTGGAAATCCTGTCCAGTTTGATCACTCACCCCGTGTGTAACTCTTTTTAAGACTTTACCCCGTGTGCAACTATTTTTAAGACTTTACCCCGTGTGCAACTATTTTTTAGGTCTTGATTGACAAGGCTTTCAGAACTTAGGAATCTTAGAGTATTGCCTGGAACCCTTATTCTGTCGTTCTTAGTTGCACATCGCGTGACTTTGATTTACAACGTTTTCAGCAATTAGTAGGGTTAGACGATGGTCTAGATCCCTGATTCCGTCGTTTCCAGTCCACATTGGGTGGAGTATGTCAAAATTGCTATCAACAGAGTCGTTACCATAACCTAGAACAATCCAGCGGGGACAAATAAATGAGCACGCTCAAGGTCAAGGACGGGACGGAAATTTACTACAAGGACTGGGGTAGTGGTCAGCCCATTGTTTTTTCCCATGGGTGGCCGCTATCCGCGGATGATTGGGATACCCAAATGATGTTCTTCTTGAGTCGGGGCTATCGCGTTATTGCCCATGATCGACGCGGTCACGGACGTTCCAGTCAAACGAGTGAAGGGCATGATATGGACCACTATGCGGATGACCTCGCTACACTCACTGCACATCTTGATTTAAAGGATGCGATTCATATCGGCCACTCGACGGGCGGTGGAGAGGTCGTTCACTACATAGCACGACATGGTGAAAGTCGTGTGGCCAAGGCGGTCTTGATTAGCGCTGTCCCCCCTCTAATGGTGAAGACCCCCGATAATCCTGACGGCCTACCGAAAGAAGTATTTGACGATTTCCAAGTTCAAGTAGCGACCAACCGAGCTCAGTTCTATTGGGACATACCGGCTGGCCCTTTTTACGGCTACAATCGACCCGGCGCAAATGTCTCCCCAGGGGTAATTCAGAATTGGTGGCGGCAGGGCATGATGGGCGGAGCAAAGGCTCATTACGATGGGATTGTGGCGTTCTCCCAAACGGATTTTACCGAAGATCTAAAGAAAATATCAGTGCCAACCCTGGTCATGCATGGTGATGATGACCAAATTGTCCCCTATGCCACCTCTGGTCTGCTAAGCGCCAAGTTAGTAAAAGGGGCGGTCTTAAAAGTCTATAAAGGTTTTCCGCATGGTATGCCAACGACGAATGCGGCGCAGATCAATGCTGACCTTCTAGCATTCATTCAGTCATAAATACACACGGCTGGCCTTTCTCAGGCTGGCTTTGTATGAGGTCGGTTCAGGATAAACTAAAAGTCTGATTCCATTGTAAAGTATTCGTAATTGAGTACGTTTCTAGGAGAAACCGAGCCGCCGTGGTATCCCAATATAATCCCGCTGAGATCGAACAGAAATGGCAACAGGCCTGGAGCGCCGCGAACCTTGACCAAACCCCTCCGGTCTCAGATAAGCCCAAATTCTATGCGCTGTCGATGTTCCCCTATCCCTCGGGAACGCTTCACATGGGCCATGTCCGCAACTACACCATTACCGATGTGATTGCTCGGGTTAAGCGGATGCAGGGATACCAGGTTCTCCACCCCATGGGTTGGGATGCCTTTGGCCTACCGGCGGAAAATGCGGCCATTGCGCGGGGCATTCCACCAGCCCAGTGGACGTACCAGAATATTGCCCAGATGAAGCAACAACTCCAGCAATTGGGCCTTTCCCTGGACTGGGAACGGGAAGTAACTACCTGTTCACCGGACTACTATCGCTGGACCCAGTGGCTGTTTCTCAAATTTTTCCAAGCGGGCCTGGCCTACCAAAAAGAAGCGGCGGTGAACTGGGACCCCATTGACCAAACTGTCTTGGCCAATGAGCAGGTCGATAACGAGGGCCGTTCCTGGCGCTCTGGGGCCATGGTGGAACGCCAACTTTTACGGCAATGGTTTTTGAAGATCACGGACTATGCAGAGCGCCTACTGACGGATCTCGATCAACTCAGCGGCTGGCCGGAGCGGGTCAAATTAATGCAGGCCAATTGGATCGGTAAGTCCGTCGGGGCCTACCTGGAATTTCCCATTCAAGGGCGGGAGGAAAAAATTGCCGTTTTCACAACGCGCCCGGATACCGTCTATGGCGTGACCTACGTGGTACTGGCCCCAGAACATCCCCTAACGCCCTTGGTGACGACCCCCGAACAAAAAGAAGTGGTGGAGCAATTTATCCAACAGGTCTCGACGGAAAGCGAGATGGAACGGACGGCGGAGGACAAGCCCAAGCGGGGTATTCTGACCGGCGGCACAGCGATTAACCCCTTCAATGGCGAAACTATTCCGATTCTGATCGCCGATTATGTCCTCTATGAGTACGGCACTGGGGCTGTGATGGGGGTGCCGGCCCACGATAGCCGGGATTTCAAATTTGCCCAGGAAAAGGGCCTAGATATAAAAGTGGTAATTGTTCCTGGCCCTGAGACAGAAGCAACCAGCCTGAGCCAGGCCTACACCGAACCGGGAATTTTAATCAATTCCGAACAATTCAACTGTATCGACTCCCATCAGGCCAAAACCGAGATCATCCGCTACGCCGAAGACAACGGTTACGGCAAGGCCCGAGTGCAATACCGTCTGCGGGACTGGCTCATTTCTCGGCAACGCTATTGGGGCTGTCCGATTCCAGTGGTGCATTGTCCGAACTGTGGCATTGTGCCGGTGCCAGAGGCCGATTTGCCCGTTACTTTACCGGAACAAGTGGCCTTTAGCGGCCGTGGGCCCTCTCCCCTGGCCCAGCTTGGGGATTGGGTTAATGTTCCCTGTCCCAGTTGTGGCACGCCAGCTCGACGGGAAACGGACACCATGGATACTTTCATTGACTCATCCTGGTATTTCCTGCGTTATCCCGATGCTACTAATTCTGAACAGGCCTTTGCGCCGGAACGGGTCAATTATTGGATGGGCGTGGATCAGTACGTGGGGGGGATTGAACACGCCATCCTCCATTTGCTCTATTCTCGTTTCTTTACCAAAGTCCTCTACGACCAGGGCCTGGTCAAGGTGGAGGAACCCTTTAACCGTCTGCTCACCCAGGGGATGGTCCAGGGCCTGACCTTCAAAAATCCGAAAACCGGTAAATATATTCCCGCCGACCAAGTGCAAGTAGGGGAAGGGGATAATCTCTACATCGACCCGGAAACCGGTGAAAAACTGGAATTTTTCTTTGAGAAGATGTCGAAGTCAAAGTACAACGGCGTCGATCCCCAGCAGGTCTTGGCGAAGTACGGGGCTGATACCGCCCGCATGTTTATCCTGTTCAAGGCCCCTCCCGAAAAGGATCTGGAATGGGATGATGCCGATGTGGAAGGCCAATTCCGCTTTTTAAATCGGGTTTGGCGTCTGGTGACCGACTATATGGCCAAGGCCCCCCAGGCCCCCGCTGTCGTCGAGATGTTAAGTAAGCCGGAAAAAGACTTGCGCCGGGCTATCCACAGTGCGATTAAGGAGATTGCCGAAGATCTAGAGGGAGACTACCAATTCAATACGGCCATTTCGGAACTGATGAAACTGAGCAATGCCCTCAGTTCGGCAACTTGTCTGGAGTCTGCGGTTTACCGAGAAGGCATCGAAACCCTCCTGCGTCTGCTGGCCCCCTTTGCGCCCCATCTCAGTGAAGAACTCTGGCACCAACTGGGTCACAGCACCTCTATCCACCAACAGGCCTGGTTGGCCTATGACCCCGAGGCCTTGACAGTCGATGAAATTACCCTGGTGATCCAGGTATTGGGTAAAACCCGAGGGACTATCCAGGTGCCCGCAGGCGCGACTAAAGAAGAACTGGAGACCTATGCCCGCAATGCCGACATCGCCCAAAAGTACCTAGAAGGTAAGGAAATTAAGAAGGTAATTGTGGTACCGGGTAAGTTGGTTAATTTTGTGGTGAGCTAGGTTTAAGGGCCTTTAGAGGGCCTTTCTGTTGAGGACTATCCTCGATGGCACTCTTGGGCCAGGGCTTCCGATGGACTCTAGGCCCTAAACCGCCAAGAACTCCTGAATAATATCTTGGCTTAGGTCAGCGGTAAAACCGTTGGCTACAATCCCCCCCTTCTGCATGGCATAGTAACGGTCAGCCTGACGAACGAAGTGCAAGTGTTGCTCCACCAAAAGGACAGAAATGCCCGTTTCTCGGATAATGCGCTTCACGACGGCTTCGATTTCTAGCACAATCGAGGGTTGAATCCCTTCCGTGGGTTCATCCAACAGTAATAACTGGGGTTGTCCCACCAGGGCCCGGGCAATGGCCAATTGTTGTTGTTGCCCGCCGCTGAGATCGCCTCCCCGCCTTGTCAGCATGGTTTTGAGCACAGGAAATAGGTCAAAAATCTCTTCAGGAAGTCGTTCCTGGCCCTTGCGACCACCGGGCCGAGCCTCAAAACCCAGCAGTAAATTTTCCTCTACCGTGAGGCGGGGAATAATTTCACGGCCCTGGGGGACATAGCCAATCCCCAGCCGCACCCGTTGATTAGTGGGCCGCTTGGTGACAGACGCTCCTTGGTAGTAAACCTGACCAATGCGGGGTGACAGGAGGCCCATAATAGTTTTCAGTAAGGTTGTTTTACCGACTCCATTACGCCCGATCAGACAAACCATTTCCCCCGGCTGAACGCTCAAATCCACATCCCGCAGAATATGACTCTCACCGTAGTAAACATTAAGGTTATTCACCTGTAGCATTGCTTCAGTGCTCATGGTCGGGACTGGCTCCTAAATACACTTCAATAACGCGGGGGTCATTTTGCACTTCGTCCATACTGCCTTCACAGAGGACAGATCCTTGGTGTAGCACCGTAACTTGCCGGGCAATTTGCCTCACAAACTCCATGTCATGTTCGATCACAATAATGGAATGGCTCTCGGCCAGGGCCAGGAGTAAATTCCCTACATTTTCCGTTTCTTCATCGGTCAGGCCAGCAACAGGTTCATCCACCAACAACAGATCCGGGGATTGAATCACTAACATGCCAATTTCTAGCCGCTGCTTTTCGCCGTGGGAAAGAAACAGGGCCTGCATATCGGCTTTCGATACCAGGCCAATGGTTTCCAGCAAACTCGCCACACTCCGCTGTTCCGTGGCAGAGGGCTGTCCCAATAGAGTCGCAAAAACATTCTTATTACGGTTGGCCACCAGATCAAGGTTTTCCCGCACGGTGAGGTTGAGATAAACCCGCGGCGTTTGGAACTTCCGGCCAATGCCCAGGCGGGCAATTTTATACTCTGGGGTTTGGCGGAGATTTTTGCCCTTAAAAAGGACTTGGCCGAGGGTCGGCTGGACTTTGCCGGTGATTACGTCCAGAAAGGTGGTTTTACCGGCTCCATTTGGGCCAATAATCACCCGCAATTCCCCTGTATCCATGGAAAAATTCAACTGATTCAGGGCCTTGAAGCCATCAAAATCGACGGTGAGATTATTGATCTCCAGAATTTTACTGCTCATGCTCTAACAGCTCCCGTTCTTGCTGAATTTCGGGGTCGGCTTCAATCGCCGGATAGGTCGCTAATCGCGGACGCCAACCCAGGGCCGTCATCAATTGTCCCAGGCCCCCTAGGATGCCATTGGGCAGTACAGTAACCACCGTTAGGAACAGGGCCCCCTGGAAAAAGAGCCAAACGTCGGGAAACTGTTCGCTCAAAAAGCTCTGGGCTAGACGGACAAGCAGGGTTCCAATAATGGCTCCCACCAAAGTGGCCCGGCCCCCTACGGCGACCCAGATCACAATTTCGATGGAAAAGGCGACTTCCATACTACTGGGGGTGATAATCCCTGTCTGGACAGTGTAGAGGGCGCCCGCGACACCGGCAATGGCTCCGGAGATGGAGAAGACCAAGACCTTGAACCAAGTAGGGTCATAGCCAGAAAAGCGTACTCGCGTTTCATCATCCCGAATGGCAATCAGGAGTCGTCCGAAGCGGCCACTGGTCAACCAACGGCACAGTAGGTAGATCAGCAGGAGGGCCAGCACCGTAATTTCGTAGATCGTGAACTGAACCTTGGGGTCACTGACTAATAAACCAAAGATCGTTTGGGTATCAGTTTTCAGGCCATTGGTGCCATTGATCAGCTTTTGTTGGCCATTGAAAAAGTTATAAAAAACTAGCAGAGCAGCCTGGGTCAGAATCGAAAAATAAACGCCCTTAATGCGATTGCGAAAAATTAAATAGCCCAACAGGCCGGCTACCAAGCCCGGAATAATCACCAGGGCCAGAAGGGTGATTGGCAAAGAATGGAAGGGTTGCCACAGCAGGGGTAAACTCTTGACACCGTAGAGGGTAAAAAATTCCGGCAGTTGGCCGGGAGGGAGTTGTAAATTCAAGAACATGGCAATGGCATACCCCCCCAGGGCAAAGAAAATACCATGGCCCAGACTCAGCAGGCCGGTATAGCCCCAGATCAAATCAACCCCCAGGGCCACGACAGCCAGGGAAAGAAAGCGGCCCAATAGGCGCAAGCGAAAGGCCGGTAGGAACAGGGGCATCAGAGCGACGAGAATCACCAAAACGCCCAGAATCACTGCACCTTCTAGCATCCATTTGCGGCGTTGTTCTTGTTGGAGTTTATTCACTGGCTGATTTTTAACCTCCTCTGGATCGTTGGATGAATGATGGCTAATCTGTCTCTTACAGCTCCGCTGTGCGTCCCTTCTGGGGGAAGAGCCCCGCCGGTTTAATTTGCAAGAAAAGAATAATTAAGGCAAAAATAATCACCTTGGCCATGCTCGTGGTGGCAAAAAATTGAAAAAACTCGACGATATCGCTAGGGGCCTGGGCCGAAGCCAAGGACAGGGCAAACATGCTACTGCCGACAATAACGAGGTAGTTAATCACCCCAATGGCCAGGGCCGCCACAATGGTACCCAACAGGTTACCAACTCCGCCGACCACCACCACCATGAAGGTATCCACAATGTAGTTTTGACCCGTATTGGGCCCAACCGACCCCAGGAAACTAATGCCACAACCGGCGATACCTGCCAGGCCAGAGCCAAGGGCAAAGGTCAGGGCATCCACTTTCTCCGTAGGAATACCGAGACAAGCGCTCATGGTGCGGTTTTGGGTGACGGCTCGAATCCGTAGGCCCCAACTAGATTTATTCAAAAACCAATAGGTACCGAAGACACAAATAATGGTCAGGATAATGATGAAAATACGGGTATAGGGTAGCTGAAAATCACCGATGGGCAGGCCGCCGCGTAACCAGGCTGGTGCCGTGACATCCACATTCCGGGCGCTAAACCAGGGCTTGACCAGGGCTGGTTGCTGAGTTTGATAAAGTAAAATACCGATGACAGTGGCTAGGGCCAGGGAGAGGGGAATTAAAATTGTCCTAGCTTTATTTTTAACCGTCGGCCAATCGGAACGACGCTGAATAATCCAGAGGCCGCCAAAACAGAGGAGGCAAAAACTGAGGATAGCCAGCACCATCAGGCCATTCACACTGCGCACAAACTGTTGCAGGATTAAGCTCACACCCCAGGTCGCTAGCAGGGTTTCCAGGGGCCGGCCGTAAAGATAGCGAATAATCCCCTTTTCGAGGCCCAGGCCCACCAGGCCCGAGACTAAAAAAGCCAGGGGCAGGGCTACAAAAATATACAAACTAAACCAGGGTTCCCCCAGGGGCTTAAAGACATTTTGTACCACAAAAGTAGTATAGGCCCCCAGCATAATCAGTTCCCCGTGGGCCAGATTAATGACACCCATTAGGCCAAAAACCACTGCTAAGCCCAGGGCCGCAATCAGCAAAACAGAGCCAATACTTACCCCGTCAAAAATACCACTGAGTAG contains:
- a CDS encoding HAD family hydrolase, giving the protein MVALYCNGQIWSDIQAIVFDKDGTLENSHPYLQQLTLARIEQIETRVTGQGQALQRAFGLKANHLDPAGLMAVGSRRENLIAAAAYIAETGCSWFEALTMADTCFQGADQQVQANRETCPIFPSGRALIEQLIPTGVKLAIVSAARTASVERFVHDHGLGPHFSLLLGSDQGRSKPDPALYQWACEQMDVEPRYTVMIGDAQGDITMAKKAGAQAVIAVQWPHLPPVELMGMDAVVQDLLEINPIP
- a CDS encoding DUF2949 domain-containing protein, with protein sequence MLEKLITFLRDDLQLSSEQIQLGVRQIQGLPSELPMVLWQYGFIDITQLDSILDWLDRL
- a CDS encoding alpha/beta hydrolase; this encodes MSTLKVKDGTEIYYKDWGSGQPIVFSHGWPLSADDWDTQMMFFLSRGYRVIAHDRRGHGRSSQTSEGHDMDHYADDLATLTAHLDLKDAIHIGHSTGGGEVVHYIARHGESRVAKAVLISAVPPLMVKTPDNPDGLPKEVFDDFQVQVATNRAQFYWDIPAGPFYGYNRPGANVSPGVIQNWWRQGMMGGAKAHYDGIVAFSQTDFTEDLKKISVPTLVMHGDDDQIVPYATSGLLSAKLVKGAVLKVYKGFPHGMPTTNAAQINADLLAFIQS
- the leuS gene encoding leucine--tRNA ligase gives rise to the protein MVSQYNPAEIEQKWQQAWSAANLDQTPPVSDKPKFYALSMFPYPSGTLHMGHVRNYTITDVIARVKRMQGYQVLHPMGWDAFGLPAENAAIARGIPPAQWTYQNIAQMKQQLQQLGLSLDWEREVTTCSPDYYRWTQWLFLKFFQAGLAYQKEAAVNWDPIDQTVLANEQVDNEGRSWRSGAMVERQLLRQWFLKITDYAERLLTDLDQLSGWPERVKLMQANWIGKSVGAYLEFPIQGREEKIAVFTTRPDTVYGVTYVVLAPEHPLTPLVTTPEQKEVVEQFIQQVSTESEMERTAEDKPKRGILTGGTAINPFNGETIPILIADYVLYEYGTGAVMGVPAHDSRDFKFAQEKGLDIKVVIVPGPETEATSLSQAYTEPGILINSEQFNCIDSHQAKTEIIRYAEDNGYGKARVQYRLRDWLISRQRYWGCPIPVVHCPNCGIVPVPEADLPVTLPEQVAFSGRGPSPLAQLGDWVNVPCPSCGTPARRETDTMDTFIDSSWYFLRYPDATNSEQAFAPERVNYWMGVDQYVGGIEHAILHLLYSRFFTKVLYDQGLVKVEEPFNRLLTQGMVQGLTFKNPKTGKYIPADQVQVGEGDNLYIDPETGEKLEFFFEKMSKSKYNGVDPQQVLAKYGADTARMFILFKAPPEKDLEWDDADVEGQFRFLNRVWRLVTDYMAKAPQAPAVVEMLSKPEKDLRRAIHSAIKEIAEDLEGDYQFNTAISELMKLSNALSSATCLESAVYREGIETLLRLLAPFAPHLSEELWHQLGHSTSIHQQAWLAYDPEALTVDEITLVIQVLGKTRGTIQVPAGATKEELETYARNADIAQKYLEGKEIKKVIVVPGKLVNFVVS
- the urtE gene encoding urea ABC transporter ATP-binding subunit UrtE codes for the protein MSTEAMLQVNNLNVYYGESHILRDVDLSVQPGEMVCLIGRNGVGKTTLLKTIMGLLSPRIGQVYYQGASVTKRPTNQRVRLGIGYVPQGREIIPRLTVEENLLLGFEARPGGRKGQERLPEEIFDLFPVLKTMLTRRGGDLSGGQQQQLAIARALVGQPQLLLLDEPTEGIQPSIVLEIEAVVKRIIRETGISVLLVEQHLHFVRQADRYYAMQKGGIVANGFTADLSQDIIQEFLAV
- the urtD gene encoding urea ABC transporter ATP-binding protein UrtD, which codes for MSSKILEINNLTVDFDGFKALNQLNFSMDTGELRVIIGPNGAGKTTFLDVITGKVQPTLGQVLFKGKNLRQTPEYKIARLGIGRKFQTPRVYLNLTVRENLDLVANRNKNVFATLLGQPSATEQRSVASLLETIGLVSKADMQALFLSHGEKQRLEIGMLVIQSPDLLLVDEPVAGLTDEETENVGNLLLALAESHSIIVIEHDMEFVRQIARQVTVLHQGSVLCEGSMDEVQNDPRVIEVYLGASPDHEH
- the urtC gene encoding urea ABC transporter permease subunit UrtC yields the protein MPLFLPAFRLRLLGRFLSLAVVALGVDLIWGYTGLLSLGHGIFFALGGYAIAMFLNLQLPPGQLPEFFTLYGVKSLPLLWQPFHSLPITLLALVIIPGLVAGLLGYLIFRNRIKGVYFSILTQAALLVFYNFFNGQQKLINGTNGLKTDTQTIFGLLVSDPKVQFTIYEITVLALLLIYLLCRWLTSGRFGRLLIAIRDDETRVRFSGYDPTWFKVLVFSISGAIAGVAGALYTVQTGIITPSSMEVAFSIEIVIWVAVGGRATLVGAIIGTLLVRLAQSFLSEQFPDVWLFFQGALFLTVVTVLPNGILGGLGQLMTALGWRPRLATYPAIEADPEIQQERELLEHEQ
- a CDS encoding branched-chain amino acid ABC transporter permease encodes the protein MSILLSGIFDGVSIGSVLLIAALGLAVVFGLMGVINLAHGELIMLGAYTTFVVQNVFKPLGEPWFSLYIFVALPLAFLVSGLVGLGLEKGIIRYLYGRPLETLLATWGVSLILQQFVRSVNGLMVLAILSFCLLCFGGLWIIQRRSDWPTVKNKARTILIPLSLALATVIGILLYQTQQPALVKPWFSARNVDVTAPAWLRGGLPIGDFQLPYTRIFIIILTIICVFGTYWFLNKSSWGLRIRAVTQNRTMSACLGIPTEKVDALTFALGSGLAGIAGCGISFLGSVGPNTGQNYIVDTFMVVVVGGVGNLLGTIVAALAIGVINYLVIVGSSMFALSLASAQAPSDIVEFFQFFATTSMAKVIIFALIILFLQIKPAGLFPQKGRTAEL